From the genome of Solidesulfovibrio carbinolicus, one region includes:
- a CDS encoding DUF459 domain-containing protein — MQHIRSDHPRPRRPAAALALALAALLAAPALTHPGLAPPHGPDRPSLAAVFDAPDQAPNAALIAAVTPHSVRLTVDKAARHPLDGRLAVRPGEPLGSRALALRLVRLPAPDTAALAALEASPSVKTPSPAVPAPTAKPVAILAASSPAAPAGKAPPSATFPSPPPAAPLRTAAPAQQTPPDQTNVAAKAAAPAQLAAAPGKRILVAGDSLSLFLADALRPMLAGRPQTAFASRGKVSSGLARPDFFNWEREMAALAAAHAPDTVIVMIATNDNQTLTRPDGTKVAFGRPGWDAEYARRVRRLVDITRSTNPSARIYWLGAPVMADPKLNADVAVINAVIARELAALPGCRYIDVSRTLADPAGRYAQAKITPDGPKATRTKDGVHLTPFGAKLLANAALASLGPNIAALSKP, encoded by the coding sequence ATGCAGCATATCCGCTCCGACCACCCGCGCCCGCGCCGCCCTGCCGCCGCCCTGGCCCTGGCCTTGGCCGCCCTGCTGGCCGCGCCGGCCCTTACCCACCCGGGCCTGGCCCCGCCCCACGGCCCGGATCGGCCGTCCCTGGCCGCCGTCTTCGACGCCCCGGACCAGGCCCCCAACGCCGCGTTGATCGCCGCCGTCACGCCACACTCCGTGCGCCTGACCGTGGACAAGGCCGCCCGCCATCCCCTGGACGGCCGGCTGGCCGTGCGTCCCGGCGAACCCCTCGGTTCCAGGGCCTTGGCCCTGCGCCTGGTGCGCCTGCCCGCCCCCGACACGGCCGCCCTGGCCGCCCTGGAGGCGTCGCCATCCGTCAAAACTCCGTCGCCTGCCGTCCCCGCTCCAACCGCCAAACCCGTCGCCATCCTGGCCGCCTCCTCGCCGGCCGCTCCCGCCGGCAAGGCCCCCCCGTCGGCAACGTTCCCCTCGCCGCCGCCGGCCGCCCCGCTCCGTACCGCCGCGCCAGCCCAGCAGACGCCCCCGGACCAAACAAACGTCGCCGCCAAAGCCGCCGCCCCGGCCCAACTCGCCGCCGCGCCCGGCAAACGCATCCTGGTGGCCGGCGATTCCCTGTCGCTGTTTTTAGCCGACGCCCTGCGCCCCATGCTGGCCGGCCGGCCCCAAACCGCCTTCGCCTCGCGCGGCAAGGTCTCCAGCGGCCTGGCCCGGCCCGATTTCTTCAACTGGGAACGCGAAATGGCCGCCCTGGCCGCCGCCCACGCCCCCGACACCGTCATCGTCATGATCGCCACCAACGACAACCAGACGCTCACCCGCCCCGACGGAACCAAGGTCGCCTTCGGCCGCCCGGGCTGGGACGCCGAATACGCCCGCCGGGTGCGCCGGCTGGTGGACATCACCCGCTCGACCAACCCCAGCGCCCGCATCTACTGGCTCGGCGCGCCGGTCATGGCCGATCCCAAGCTCAACGCCGACGTGGCTGTCATAAACGCCGTCATCGCTCGCGAACTGGCCGCCCTGCCCGGCTGCCGCTACATCGACGTCTCCCGCACCCTGGCCGACCCGGCCGGCCGCTACGCCCAGGCCAAAATCACCCCCGACGGCCCCAAGGCCACCCGCACCAAGGACGGCGTCCACCTCACCCCGTTCGGCGCCAAACTCCTGGCCAACGCCGCCCTGGCCTCTCTAGGCCCCAACATCGCCGCCTTGTCCAAACCCTAA
- a CDS encoding MBOAT family O-acyltransferase, producing the protein MNITSFEFALFFAAILPLNWLLRPHAGAYRLFLLLASYVFYASFNAKFLLILLVFSFLTWFFAVVFAETSDQRFRRFCLVLYVAFALGMLAFFKYYEMLYISADWLFRVLSVKSPVPLLDVIMPIGISFFTFQGMSYAIDVYRDPTKVERSLVEVFCFISFFPTILSGPILRAGNFLPQLKKARVGQPDFSRAFYLLIRGLIKKIIISSYLSEHIVRTTFGAPEGFSSAAVIVGILSYAAQIYCDFSGYSDLAQGVGLLMGFDIPDNFNAPYRSLSLRDFWRRWHITFSTWLRDYLYISLGGNRKGTVRKYANLVTTMALGGLWHGAAYNFLVWGFIHGFGLVIAHFVGSLRPARAAKPAARAEGDASVPSGPGFLGGLWNAVCWVSTFAYVNVAWVFFGAEDAGKAVDILKRAVALDPDGAGFRPTCLVLVVLVLGVQLLNFTGRDVFRKSFDWMPFPLQGAALGVAAACILKLGPDGVLPFIYFAF; encoded by the coding sequence ATGAACATCACGAGCTTTGAATTCGCCCTGTTTTTTGCCGCCATCTTGCCGCTCAACTGGCTGCTGCGGCCCCATGCCGGGGCGTATCGCCTGTTTCTGCTGTTGGCCTCCTACGTCTTCTACGCCTCGTTTAACGCCAAGTTCCTGCTGATTCTGCTGGTTTTCAGCTTCCTGACCTGGTTTTTCGCCGTGGTCTTCGCCGAGACGTCCGATCAGCGTTTTCGGCGCTTTTGCCTCGTGCTCTATGTCGCCTTTGCCCTGGGCATGCTGGCGTTCTTCAAATATTACGAGATGCTCTACATCTCAGCCGACTGGCTGTTTAGGGTGCTGTCGGTCAAAAGCCCGGTGCCGTTGCTTGACGTCATCATGCCGATTGGCATTTCGTTTTTCACCTTCCAGGGCATGTCCTATGCCATCGATGTCTACCGCGATCCGACCAAGGTCGAGCGCAGTCTGGTGGAAGTCTTCTGTTTTATTTCCTTTTTTCCGACCATTTTGTCCGGTCCCATCCTGCGGGCCGGCAATTTCCTGCCCCAGCTCAAAAAGGCCCGGGTGGGGCAGCCGGATTTTTCCCGGGCCTTTTATCTGCTGATTCGGGGCCTCATTAAAAAGATCATCATTTCGAGCTACCTGTCCGAACACATCGTGCGCACCACCTTCGGCGCGCCCGAGGGTTTCAGCTCGGCGGCGGTCATTGTCGGCATCCTTTCGTATGCCGCCCAGATTTATTGCGACTTTTCGGGCTATTCCGATCTGGCCCAGGGCGTGGGGCTGCTCATGGGCTTTGACATCCCGGATAACTTCAACGCCCCGTACAGGAGCTTAAGCCTGCGCGATTTCTGGCGGCGCTGGCATATCACTTTTTCTACCTGGCTTCGAGACTACCTCTATATTTCCCTGGGCGGCAACCGCAAGGGCACCGTGCGCAAGTACGCCAACCTGGTGACCACCATGGCCCTGGGCGGGCTGTGGCACGGCGCGGCCTACAATTTTCTGGTCTGGGGCTTCATCCACGGCTTCGGGCTGGTCATCGCCCATTTCGTGGGTTCGCTGCGCCCGGCCCGGGCGGCCAAACCGGCAGCTCGGGCGGAGGGTGACGCCAGTGTCCCGTCGGGGCCGGGCTTTCTCGGCGGCCTGTGGAACGCGGTCTGCTGGGTTTCGACCTTTGCCTACGTCAACGTGGCCTGGGTGTTTTTCGGGGCCGAGGACGCCGGCAAGGCCGTGGACATCTTGAAGCGCGCCGTGGCCCTGGATCCTGACGGCGCGGGCTTCCGGCCGACCTGCCTGGTCCTGGTGGTCCTGGTGCTGGGGGTGCAGCTGCTCAATTTCACCGGGCGCGACGTTTTTCGAAAAAGTTTCGACTGGATGCCGTTTCCGCTCCAGGGCGCGGCCCTGGGCGTGGCCGCGGCCTGCATCTTGAAGCTGGGCCCGGACGGCGTGCTGCCGTTTATTTACTTCGCCTTCTGA
- a CDS encoding DUF459 domain-containing protein: MRSPSQVLLLAVLIVSLILPPGLPVAGAAKVDPGTPKAKRILLVGDSLSIGLGQQMETAFAGKPSVRFAHLGKVSSGLANPSFFDWEAALDAQVKAHHPDVVMIMLGANDDKPLPTPSGRSAPYKSASWDVEYARRVARLHAIAKSENPAAAVYLIGVPIMGDAAFDAGMGHVNGVLAKTAASLPDCAYINVRDVLADASGAYAPVARTALGATVKLRADDGVHISAAGSRLLAARLIETVAEPSGLPRGELLAAIENRDLTPLARPGRPATPSVTAVAAAPVQAAAPAALTAEKPAAPVADAAAAVAAKPVAAPAVQVAQATAAPKAAAPGAQATPAPAAAAKAPAPIQVAEAPAKAAAPTVNPVARPAAPAVAPGVNYAVADGDTLWSVAKRLGVSADALAAANPDIDPRRMSIGQRLAVPAGVDLAQVTKAQIRPSVPAAATKVHTVADGDNFWSVARQHGVTVAALTEANPGVDPTRLRIGQPLALPAATATAARPAAGKQHAALDGAGYVVADGDNFWSIAKRLGVSADDLTRLNAGLDPLRLQPGQVLAVPDNARAEALAAPAPAAAETRTVSDAGLYPVAPGDTLWGLSRRFGVSLEEMLAVNGEVDPSRLRVGQLVTVPAEGGLASAEMLLFPVSAGDSLWSIAKRFDVSVEALTAANPGVDPLRLREGQTLRVPSSLAAVAASGAPAKEAQAKAASAVTPAILPAEAQGGTSPAASPTPTAGPAHAPARQHVISEGDNLWKLSRAYGLSVQRILAENSGLDPMRLRVGTVLQLPVGVASMAAR, encoded by the coding sequence ATGCGAAGCCCGAGTCAGGTCCTCCTCCTGGCCGTACTGATCGTCTCCTTGATTCTCCCTCCCGGACTGCCCGTGGCGGGCGCGGCCAAGGTCGATCCCGGCACGCCCAAAGCCAAGCGTATCCTGCTGGTGGGCGATTCCTTGTCCATTGGCCTGGGCCAGCAGATGGAGACCGCTTTTGCCGGCAAGCCTTCGGTGCGTTTCGCGCACCTGGGCAAGGTGTCGAGCGGTCTGGCCAATCCGTCGTTTTTTGACTGGGAGGCCGCTCTTGACGCCCAGGTGAAGGCCCATCATCCCGACGTGGTCATGATCATGCTCGGGGCCAATGACGACAAGCCCCTGCCCACGCCCTCCGGGCGCAGCGCGCCGTACAAGTCCGCGTCCTGGGACGTCGAATACGCCCGGCGCGTGGCCCGGCTGCACGCCATCGCCAAAAGCGAGAACCCCGCCGCTGCCGTGTACTTGATCGGCGTGCCCATCATGGGCGACGCCGCTTTCGACGCCGGCATGGGCCACGTCAACGGCGTGCTGGCCAAGACCGCAGCCAGTCTGCCGGATTGCGCCTATATCAACGTCCGCGACGTCCTGGCCGACGCCTCCGGGGCCTACGCTCCGGTGGCCCGCACGGCTTTGGGCGCCACCGTCAAGCTGCGCGCTGACGACGGTGTGCACATCTCCGCCGCCGGCTCGCGCCTTTTGGCCGCCCGGCTGATCGAAACCGTGGCCGAACCCTCGGGTCTGCCCCGGGGCGAACTCCTGGCCGCCATCGAAAACCGCGATTTGACGCCCCTGGCCCGGCCCGGACGTCCGGCGACCCCGTCCGTGACGGCGGTCGCTGCCGCGCCGGTTCAGGCCGCGGCCCCGGCCGCCCTGACCGCCGAGAAGCCGGCCGCGCCCGTGGCCGATGCCGCCGCCGCCGTGGCGGCCAAGCCCGTCGCCGCCCCGGCCGTGCAGGTCGCCCAGGCGACCGCCGCGCCCAAGGCCGCCGCTCCGGGCGCCCAGGCAACGCCTGCCCCGGCCGCCGCCGCCAAGGCCCCCGCGCCGATCCAGGTCGCCGAGGCTCCGGCCAAGGCCGCCGCACCGACCGTCAATCCCGTGGCCCGCCCGGCCGCGCCGGCCGTGGCTCCCGGCGTCAACTACGCCGTGGCCGATGGCGACACCCTGTGGTCCGTGGCCAAGCGTCTGGGCGTGTCCGCCGACGCCCTGGCCGCCGCCAACCCCGACATTGATCCCCGCCGCATGAGCATCGGCCAGCGCCTGGCCGTGCCGGCCGGGGTGGACCTCGCCCAGGTCACCAAGGCCCAGATCCGCCCGAGCGTTCCCGCCGCCGCGACCAAGGTCCACACCGTGGCCGACGGCGACAACTTCTGGTCCGTGGCCCGCCAGCACGGCGTCACCGTGGCCGCGCTCACCGAAGCCAATCCCGGCGTCGATCCCACCCGGCTGCGCATCGGCCAGCCCCTGGCCCTGCCCGCCGCCACGGCCACGGCCGCTCGGCCGGCCGCCGGCAAGCAGCACGCCGCCCTGGACGGGGCCGGCTATGTGGTGGCCGACGGCGACAACTTCTGGTCCATCGCCAAGCGCCTGGGCGTGTCGGCCGACGACCTGACCCGCTTAAACGCCGGCCTCGATCCCCTGCGCCTGCAGCCCGGACAGGTTCTGGCCGTGCCGGACAACGCCCGGGCCGAGGCCCTGGCCGCGCCCGCCCCGGCCGCCGCCGAAACCCGGACGGTCAGCGACGCCGGGCTGTATCCCGTGGCCCCGGGCGACACCCTGTGGGGCCTGTCGCGCCGGTTCGGCGTCTCCCTGGAAGAGATGCTGGCCGTCAACGGCGAGGTCGATCCGTCGCGGCTGCGCGTGGGCCAGCTGGTCACCGTGCCCGCGGAAGGCGGCCTGGCCAGCGCCGAAATGCTGCTGTTCCCGGTCTCGGCCGGCGACAGCCTGTGGAGCATCGCCAAGCGTTTCGACGTCAGCGTCGAGGCTTTGACTGCCGCCAATCCCGGCGTCGATCCGTTGCGCCTGCGCGAGGGCCAGACCTTGCGCGTGCCGTCGTCCCTGGCTGCCGTGGCCGCTTCCGGCGCGCCGGCCAAGGAAGCCCAGGCCAAGGCGGCCTCGGCCGTCACGCCGGCCATCCTGCCGGCCGAGGCCCAGGGCGGGACGAGCCCGGCCGCCAGCCCGACGCCGACCGCCGGCCCGGCCCATGCCCCGGCCCGCCAGCATGTCATTTCCGAGGGCGACAACCTTTGGAAGCTCTCCCGGGCCTATGGCCTGAGCGTCCAGCGCATCCTGGCTGAAAACAGCGGGCTGGACCCCATGCGTCTGCGGGTGGGCACGGTGTTGCAGTTGCCCGTGGGCGTGGCTTCCATGGCCGCCCGTTAG